One region of Miscanthus floridulus cultivar M001 chromosome 19, ASM1932011v1, whole genome shotgun sequence genomic DNA includes:
- the LOC136527587 gene encoding PTI1-like tyrosine-protein kinase At3g15890, with translation MHPKLSRAARRLLCCRGAASPEDLSDGGSGSLRWVFSLRELRSATNSFNYDNKIGEGPLGSVYWGQVWDGSQIAVKRLKNAKNGKEVEFASEVEILGRIRHKNLLSFRGYCADGPERILVYDYMANSSLYAHLHGTHSAECLLDWRRRASIAIGTARALLYLHHHATPKIIHGSIKTTNVLLDSDFQTHVGDFGLIRLIPDGMDHEKITNESQRGYLAPEYIMFGKPTAGCDVYSFGIILLELASGKRPIEKSGSVKTYGIRNWVLPLARQGRYDEIADSKLSDKFSESELRRMVLVGLACTHSESEKRPTMLEVVPLLKGESKETLLKLERDELFSSDSMVSSQGTPTPDGSTDSVPKKDQELAGA, from the exons ATGCACCCCAAGCTGTCGCGGGCCGCCCGCAGGCTCCTCTGCTGCCGCGGGGCCGCCTCCCCGGAGGACCT GTCTGATGGAGGAAGTGGATCATTGAGGTGGGTGTTCTCACTGAGAGAGCTTCGATCAGCAACAAACAGCTTCAATTACGATAACAAGATTGGAGAAGGTCCACTTGGGAGTGTGTATTGGGGACAAGTTTGGGATGGTTCTCAG ATCGCTGTCAAGAGGTTAAAGAATGCAAAGAATGGCAAAGAAGTGGAATTTGCTTCAGAAGTTGAAATATTGGGAAGAATAAGACACAAAAATCTCCTGAGTTTTCGTGGATATTGTGCAGATGGACCCGAACGCATTCTGGTGTATGACTATATGGCGAACTCAAGTCTCTATGCACATCTTCATGGAACACATTCTGCAGAATGTCTCCTTGACTGGCGGAGGAGAGCATCTATTGCCATTGGCACTGCTCGAGCTCTCTT GTACCTTCATCACCATGCAACACCTAAGATAATCCATGGAAGCATCAAGACCACCAATGTGTTACTGGATTCAGACTTCCAGACACATGTTGGTGACTTCGGTCTGATAAGGCTTATTCCTGATGGAATGGACCATGAAAAGATAACCAACGAAAGTCAACGAGGCTATCTTGCTCCTGAGTACATTATGTTCGGCAAACCAACTGCAGGCTGTGATGTATACAGCTTCGGAATAATACTATTGGAGCTTGCGAGTGGCAAAAGGCCAATAGAAAAGTCGGGTTCTGTCAAGACATATGGAATTCGAAACTGGGTGCTCCCGCTGGCAAGGCAGGGTAGATACGATGAAATTGCAGACTCCAAACTCAGTGACAAGTTCTCTGAATCTGAACTTAGAAGAATGGTGTTAGTTGGGCTAGCATGTACGCATTCAGAATCTGAAAAGAGGCCAACAATGCTTGAAGTTGTGCCATTGCTGAAAGGCGAATCAAAAGAGACCCTTCTTAAGCTTGAAAGAGATGAGCTGTTCAGCTCAGACTCGATGGTGAGTTCGCAGGGAACACCAACCCCAGATGGGAGCACAGACTCTGTGCCAaagaaagatcaagaactggCTGGGGCGTGA
- the LOC136529829 gene encoding auxin-responsive protein IAA20-like, producing MELELGLALPNPHQPLAGSAGACGKKRVFGDAFGASKATLLPLFVPEDGDGGGGDRDGVDHDPSNKKKRLVGWPPVKYARRRSCGGGYVKVKMEGVAIGRKVDVSLHGSYQELLRTLERMFPSANQQGAGADADHAEEEEEVDSHERRRRHPYVVTYEDGEGDWLLVGDDVPWEVFVRSVERLKILA from the exons ATGGAGCTGGAGCTCGGGCTCGCGCTGCCGAACCCGCACCAGCCGCTGGCCGGCTCGGCGGGCGCGTGCGGGAAGAAGAGGGTGTTCGGCGACGCGTTCGGGGCCTCCAAGGCCACGCTTCTTCCGCTCTTCGTGCCCGAGGATGGTGACGGAGGCGGCGGCGACCGCGACGGCGTCGACCATGATCCAAGCAACAA GAAGAAGAGGCTGGTGGGGTGGCCGCCGGTGAAGTACGCGCGCAGGCGGAGCTGCGGCGGCGGGTACGTGAAGGTCAAGATGGAAGGGGTGGCCATCGGGCGGAAGGTGGACGTGTCCCTCCACGGTTCGTATCAGGAGCTCCTCCGCACACTCGAGCGCATGTTCCCCTCGGCTAACCAACAAG GTGCAGGTGCAGATGCAGATCAtgcagaagaagaggaggaggtggaCTCGCAcgagcgccgccgtcgccatcctTACGTGGTCACCTACGAGGACGGCGAAGGGGACTGGTTGCTCGTCGGAGATGATGTGCCGTGGGA GGTCTTTGTGAGGTCGGTGGAGCGGCTCAAGATACTGGCGTAA